In the Uranotaenia lowii strain MFRU-FL chromosome 1, ASM2978415v1, whole genome shotgun sequence genome, TtgccgaatccgtttattgaggttaagctgttatGTCGTTCAGAAGGGAAGTTTTGTTTCGTGGAACAGAATGGTGAGTGTTTTCTTAGCTattatttagttgtgctggttctcatcATAATAATTTGCCTTTGTTTCAGATCAGCCCAGCTTCGAGGtttattccacgtcatcctccagatatcattccggaaaagccggacctgactggataagtcgccattatggcgcggaagaacgcgaagccgaattgccacgagcctggcgaaAAAAGGACTtacctcaataatttttttaaacaagatgatatatttaaaaaataatataatgaacagtccctatttatttttaaaataaatataaatttttgaatgaattttgttttcatttttattgaagaaaccaaccaaaccaactagaatttacctttcaaatcagtgaatgggaaaacgatattatttactattttgctaggtgaatgcgaaaaaggtaaaatttaccattttgctagttgaattgaaaaaaggtaaaatttacctttttgctaggtgaatttaCCTCGAaggaggggtggaaaaaaatcacctcgcaaaaaggtaaattttacctttttttttattttccgtgtagtggtgaaaatttcatcaagattgaagcagtcagtcaaaagttatcaacgatggaacgcgaaaggcgagagaaaattctgcacactcacgtagagaaaccgacgtggtcagagGTAAAgctcgcgaaattcctgaaatatccaaaatcgacgttaccgggagactctaaaggtggatcgagcaaaacaaaccaggcgtaaaagtggaacatatgaccggaagctgcgagcaaaggtaattcgatcagttcacaataatcctggaatctccttgcgtgatttggcgaaaaagttcaagacgaaccacagtacagctcgacgaatttgtttgcgagaaggcttgcggtcgtatcatgcaaacatcccaacaggacgctgaaacaaaacctggttgccgataccagggcaaggaagttgtacgagaaagtgttgaccaagtacaacggatgcattttgatggacgacgaaacttacgtcaaaatggattttggacaaatacccggtaacaaattttaccttgcgaagcgtaaagggaatgttgcgggtagattcaagtttgttttcgcagataaatttgctcgtaagttgatgatttggtaagggatctgtagttgtgtgaagaagactaagattttcatcactggggacacaatgaatggaaatgtttacaaagaagaatgtctccagaaaagggttttgccattcattcggtcccacaaaggtccggtgaagttctggccggacctggcaagctgccactacagccgggatgtcgttaagtggtataaggagaacaagatcgattttgttgaaaaaagtatcaatccaccaaacggTCCGAATTTTCGTCCcttcgagaaatattgggcaatagttaagagcaaactgaagaaatgttgcagaaccatgaaaaaaccctctcaaatggaaaaatggtggaacaagatggcgaatgaggttaccagcagtactgtgcagaaaatgatgggtggtatcacaataaaacgttcgaaaattcattcgaaaagctgacgaatgatttttatgtattttttttcctataaaaaccctacaaaatgacatttttacttttgttgtacgttatttctttgcaatgaaatgatctattttatccgaccagattctatgtgaaacagactttatccAGGTTTGATCATAAACAAGCCTTACGAAACCAAACTGTGTGTACGGTCAATTTTGTAACCGACTTTATCTGATCTTTATCTCATCTGACACAGTCCTATAAGATTAATTGTTATTAATTGTTATGCCATCTTATCGCGAGTTGTGTACCCTGATCACACAACTCGCAATGAGCTCGATACCTTCTGAACCTCGGAATTCTTCGCGCCTTGTGAGTTGAATAGATATCATCCCTGCCTCACTCGTTGGATTCGAAAAAACTATCACGGATGAAAGTCGGAGTGACGCGTCCGTTACGCGGAAGGACTAAGCTGCTTATTTAGAATTGTTTCCTCTGTCGTTATGGGGACGATGTTGTCTGTAAATCAACTGACCTCAGTCTTATGACGACTATGCAATTGCTACTCAACTGACGCCATTGGAGGCACCATTGCGCACATCCAGAATTACTATCGCTTAAAAGCGTACCTCTTAAGAAGCAATACTTTATAACGTTTTGATCACGTTtgtttgaaactattttttaaaatcttttctcaTTTTCGCTTGACATACAGGTCATCCAAGCCTACCACACCTATCTGCGGGACATTCTCGTACATCTGGTGGCATCCTCGACAATCAAATCGAACGACTACGCCAAAATGATCTTCAACTACGAGCGGCGGATAGCGCTGGACGTGCTGAGCGTGCTGAAGGAAGGTGGCAACGCGTCCCAGCCACAAATCCGAACCATGCAGCAACTGATGGACGAAGCTCCCTCGGTAAGAGCTCATTTGATGAgataaatcaagttttgaatACCAAGGTCGATTTTCTCGTGTTTTCAGCTTCCAATTCTTCAGGCTGCTCAAACGATGTTCAAGAAAAAGATCACCGAAAAAACTCAAGTTCTCGTAAGCAGCCCGCTGGCGTTGAAGATGATATCACAAATTATCACCACCACCGATAAGGAGatattgaacaattttgtaATGTGGTCTGTGATAAGGCATTATGTCCCCTACATGTCACGACTGTTTCGGCTATCGAAGCTAGAGTTCGATAAGGCTCTGTATGGTGTCCAAACCAAACAAccgatttggcatttttgtacaaaaatagTCGAGCAGGTTATGCCCTTCGGTTTGGAAGTGCTGCGGGAGAATCCCGCTTTGATAGTACACGATCGGGGTGATCAGGATTACCCGGAGCAACACCCTCATCCAATGGTTGTCGCAGATCCGTATCAGAGCTCGCTCCTGGTGCGAGACGATCGCGTTCGATACGATGAGGAGCTGGTAAAAATGATGTTCTACCACATCCGCGATGAGTACAAGTCGGCCATAATCAATGCTAATTGGATCAACGAGAAGCTTACCAAGTTTGTGGCCGATAAGCTTTCGATGATGCGGGTACAGATCGGGATACCCGAAGATTTGCTCAGAAGCGAGAAACAGTCCAACGACTTCTACAACGAGCTCACTCTGGACGAATTGATGTTTGTGGAAACCGTAGTGCAGCATTGGACGTTCGCTAAAACCCGGATGGATCGAATGCTGGAAAACGTTACTGATAGTGAAAGGTATTCGTAAAATTGTTGTCTATTcttatttatattgaaacttggCCATTTTCTTTTACAGAATTATATCGGAACTCTACCCACCGGTCCCATATGGGGCAAGGCGCGCACCAGTACCTAAAATGAAATACTCAATAGCTCTTAATATGCTCATTATTTCGAAACAGAAAGTTCGACAGCCATATTTCCATCATAAGTTTCCTATGTGAgtgcttttaaattgtttttaattgttaCCATATtaactttctaaaaaaaattgcagctcAGTGAATTTTGCCCGTCTAGGATCGGACATTTCGCTGGTGATTCACGACGCCATCAACACGCTGACCGAACAGTTCGCGCAAACTGCCAAGGATCAACCGAAACAAACactcgaaaatgtttttgacgAGGAAGCACAAGAGTGCATTTCTAGGTACATGTCAGAAAAGCTTAATTTGAGACAAATTTATACTCAATTTTAAAACCCTTAAAACTTCACAGAATCATCCCACACATATTCCACCCGTCAAAGGTGTCAAACTCCAGCAAGTTGGACCTCTATCTGGAGCTGTCGGCCGGAAGTTTGCTAAGCCAGGCCTTCGGCACGCTGCTGGACAAAATCGATCGAAACGAACGGATATTCGAGAGTGACATTCCGGAGAAGAGTACCTACGAGGCGATGGGTTTGCGGCATAACCGTCGGCAACCGGGCCTTCGAAAGTACGACGAGCAGCAGCTGTTTTCGTTGGCCTTGTTGCAGAAGCACTGTGCCACCGAGGACAGTGCGGTGGTGCGGTACAACAAGCTGCTAGTCAGCGGTATTCCGGAAGCGGAAAAGTGAGTAACCAATTACTAGAGCTTCATATTcataatttcgaaacaaattttaaaagttcgaGTCAAAGAAAGGTCAGAGGTTCCAGTTGATGGGGGGTAGAAATTCTGTCTCTTTGAGTGCTTGTATGCCTTCTGTTCTCGAAGACAGCTATCGCCAGAACAACTGACCGTTTCAGCAAGCAGCTATCTTCAGTTTGCAACCCTGGgtttatgggtacaattgaaaGACTTTTTTTGACCTCACATCTCCACGGCTTAAGGtcggacctctcctctaacgactcgaggttcAACCTCCCCTAGACTCGCGTAACGTCATCCTATTCCGCCTCAAATGACTCatccggcgtcgagagccactctacacCGAGAGTATCCCCGTTTCGCGAAACACCCATTTCCTTACTTCCCATTTCCACTGCGATGGAGGTcgtgtcttatccccacagcttcACTTGCAGGGAACGGCACTACACGGATACTCGCCGCCGGTGGAGTTATCCTACCACGCACGCGACGTATCCCCGAGTTCCACGACGCAGAAGATgatgtcttatctttgtagatTTACTTGTACATAGTagcggacgcactctactcggaAGTCCCCCGACCATATTGAGGTATCAACTGTCTCCGTGTTGAATAAGTTGGCGATAGTTGCGCCAGTGCCTTCCGGTAGACACCATCTGTGACGTAATCGTTTGCACACTCACTCGTGGCACTACGCTGGCTTCGTGCAGCTGGTCGATAGGTGATGTGATGTTCGGCACAACGACACTCGAAGACCCTGTGGCCAAACTCCATACACCGGTAACACCTAATTTGTTGTAAGTTGGATTCGCttcaacttacttacttacttacttaatggtccTGCGTAGATTCTCCGGCCGTGGTAAATGACCTCCATtattgacgatccggagccagcgtcttcacctggtcccggTCAatattctcgtcgacagtttgaatttcggcggctaggcttcgacaccacgagtttctgggtctgcctctccttcaatgtccttctggattccattcgaGCGGctctttgcaaatctctcatcttttcgcagcgtgtacccaatccatctccacttgcgCTCCCCAATCACGAATTCTAGCGCCTTTTAATGACACCTGCGATGTAGTTCCTCGTTTGAGATctagttgccaggccaccaagggcggatgatattccgcaggcagcgattcacaaaaacttgcacatttcgcgtcgtcaccgcatatgtgcatcaagtttctcacccgtacaacaatacgaaATTgaagtttgagttgaagattcggattttgttcgtagagagatctgtcgtgaccgccagatgtttcggagactcgcaaaagCAAAtagggcttttctgatccgggtttcgatgtctttcttggaaccaccatcaggcgttatttggctgccaagatactggaagcactccactttctcaacttgttgcccggggaccacgaaattggaaggatttactgtgttgatctccatcgacttggtctttccgacattggtTTTGAAACCTGCTGCCCTGGAGCTtttggtgaggtcgtcgagtttgctctgcagttgttgttgtgtttgggcgagcaaaacaatatcgtcagcctggtcaaggtcgtttagctGCTTCACTGTCGAAAGACTCCacgcaatcctcggtttggtgcccagtcgatcgatccagtcagaatctcatttattacgattagaaaaagtagcggtgataaaatacattcttgtctcactccagcagttaccggaatTGGATCCTTTGGGACTTCTCTTCGTCTTAGAGGCGCCCAGATGTTTTCTTGGtaaagtcggtcgaatgctttttcgaaatcaacgaacaccaggaAAAGAGAGTCCGGGAATTTATTGCTTTgctccagtatgattcgtagcgttgcgTTGTGCTCTATACATGATCATCCGGATCGCAATCAAAATTGTTGCCATCGGAGGGatatcgtgatttttttttctgaatcctgttcaggatcactttgcagagtactttgagggttgtacagatcaacgttgtgccacgccagttaccgcactctgtcaggtctccatTCTTCGgaacctttacaaggataccctgcgtccagtcggccgggaatgtggcagtatcccagatgtcagcgaagagacggtgcaacatttggcTAACAaagcagggtcggctttcaacAATTCAGCAGAGATGCAATCGATCCAAGGGGCTTTGATTttatgtctttgattgccgcttcaatttcagccagcgagggcacttccgagttgacgccattaataaGACTTACTGATACCTGATACTTCGAGCTTCGAGCTGCTGGTTCTGTTGGttatcgctattcgtgactcggaagagtaattcgaaatgctcagtccaacgtttGAGCTGAACTGTTCGATCTATCAACAGCTgatctgctcggtctttcagcggcattcttgcattagtcactgcaccactaaggcggcaaGAAATATCATACAGTAATCGGATATCTACAATGACGGCGGCTTGTTCTTCCTCTTCGGCTAAAGAGTGTTGTCTAATCTACAGATCGttcaactgccttttccagctccgcgtATCGTAAGAGgccggctgctttggctgacccggtatatgcctgctcaattccgactttcgcctttctccgatcatcaaccatcctccaagtttcatccgacatccattcacttctccTTTCACAAACTTtgccgagagtaccatggctcgtcgtgataaaggcattcttgattccacagcACTGTTCTTCGattgttccgtctgtcggcagctccgaggctcgggattctagctgttcaacgtatgcccttttcacctctggattctccaaccggcggacgtcgtatcgacacccgcctttctcctcgcgccgttggacacgcgcaactctcagtcgtatctcgccaaggacgaggtgatggtcagatgcaatgtctgcacttcgtttgttgcggacatcaagaaggctccttctccattttcggctgatgcagatgctgtcaatttgattttctgtttggCCATTTCGGAATACCCAAGTGATCCTGATATCGTTCCCTCTTAGCCTTCGTCGTTGTCGGATGTGTTCTACTTCCGATCATCGATCAAAAGgcagcgaatttttttttgtcgataaaTGTGGCAGATCTCTTGccggaattttgaaattgcaGCCATCTTGCTGCCCTGCAATCTGTGCACGGAATAACAAAGTGTGTCAGATGCGAATCAAACCACAATAAAAGAAAAACCATAAACCTTAAGCTTACCTTGATGCTTCTTGTGATATGTTCACACTCGGAACATCATGCTCCTCCTCTCGGCACTTCCGGCGCCCAAAATCTCTCCTCACTGTTTGTGACCGGAACACGAACCTGCAGCAATTAATCCGTAAAAATCCCTTCAGTGCTGGAGGCTgaaaccaaggttgccgaaaaaaattctgtgtttttgacaaacaaaattctcgaattctgtgatttgaacctaaaattctgtgacggttttctgtgactctttttaatgaatttcacagggaaatcatgtcaaacatcaacaaaaaggaaaatttctacagttttaactgaaaaatatcaatttaaattactttgttttcatattttcatagattatagttagaaataaaaagttgaaaaggacaaacaaaattataattttggaaatctgtacaaaatttagaaattctatgaattctgtgaaaattttaaaaattctgtgatctgtgacacagattctgtgaagaaATTTTACtcgaaattctgtgataatacagatttctctgtgatttcggcaaccttggctggAACACTAGCTTGACACGCCTTGCTGGGCGGCAATTCCCGGCATCAAACACTGGCCTATGCTCGGGGCCGGATCACGAGCAAGGTCCTTTTGGCGCTAATGGCCGAATGCGCAGATGGCCACTTAATCAGCGCTCAGAAACCCGACATCCACTCATGGACATAGCTCGGGGTCGGAATACGAGCAACGTCCCAATTCTCCTGCGGCGCTAGTGGCTGGGGAATAAAATACACTAGGCAATAGTGCCTGAATTGATGTGCAATTCGCTCCGGTGGTGTTGGTCGCAGCACACTGAGGGTCACCACAGTTCATTCCGAGGTGAACAGTTCCCTCAAGTGCTGGCCGGAATTGACTCTTCTTCGGCAGTGAGCACCCTTGAAGCGACCCAACTCCGGCGACGTCCCGCAGCGATGATCCAACGCGGCGACGATTCCACGTGTGTGTGGAAAATACCACACCAAAAAAAGCCATGCAAAATGACCACCATTAGTTCCTTTATTCCTAACCACAAATTGACAATCGCCTACCTCTTTTTAGAAGGCCTCTTTTTTGCTGGATTTAATCGGATCTTCGCTGGGTCGATTCGGAATCAAAGGGGTTCCTTTCCCCTAGCACTATCCGGAATTCCTGTGTGGAAACGGGAGATAATCACGTTTAGCATTTTGTTTAAGAAAGTTTGCTAGCCGTTATCCGTCTTCGGATTCTGAATGACGGAATTTTTATTTCCGTTAGAAATGTCATCGGACATTCACTTACCCGAATATTTCTTATTAAATCGGTTCGATTACCGGGAACCGGAATGCTGCCTCAGATTTTTCGGCATTCGCGGCGTGTTTTTTTGACGTCAACCTTTTTCTTTTTCCCGCTTGGTTCTATCTTATGATGTGTGATAGACCGGTCGGCGCTTACGCCTAGATTGTATGTGATTTTAGACTTTGGGTTTTTTGTGACCCAGTCAGTAATTGTAACATAAAGTGTTGTGTAGTGCGCGATGATGAGCCCAGCACCGGGTGACCATCCAAACCGGACCATTCGTGAATGGATGGATGCCCAAAATTTGCACGGTCGTTTATATTATTTAACGCTTCAAGGTGCTAAAGCTAAAGAACTACCGAAAAACCCGTTCTTGATTGGACGTTCCATCGAGAACTTCGCGGATGAAATTGTGGGAGCCTTTTACGAAAAATCTCGAAAATGGTACGTGTTCAAGATAAGGAACAAGGACCAAGGAAGAAAGCAGACAACACTATCAACTCTACTGGAGAGTACACCGATTGTCATAGGTCGTCATCCTAATTTGAACCAGCGGAAATAAGTGGTCACCTGTCGAGAAGTGGATGGGATAGATGACAAACTTTTGTTGGAGAAACTAGTgcctcaaaaaataaaacagcagCAAGAATCATAGGTCCATCAACGTTGATTCTTACAACCAACAGCACCATCATTccggaatttataaaatttcggtCTGCTTCGTGTTCACACGCGCATTTACTACTCGCAGCCTCTGTTATGCCGACAATGCTTGCAGTATAGCCACCCTTAAAGCCGTTGCAAGAATCAGTTGGCGTGCAAAATTTGCTCTCAAACTCACGAAAATGTGGAAATTGCAAAACATCAGGTCATTCCCCTTTGGACAGAAAGTGCCCCATTTGGACAGCAGAATAAGCAGCTCGCAAACTCAGCACCGATTAAAACATCCCAATCAACGAAGCCCGAAGAATAGTACCCACGAGCAGCAACTCCACCAGCTACGCGAATGTAGTAAAAACCAGCCAGAATCAACAGACTACCCAGAACACAATACAACAGCAACAGCTTCAACAAAAAGAAGCACCAAACCAACAGACGAGCTTGAACCAGAAAAGAACGCACACTCCAGCAGCACCACAATCTAACCAAACTGATGGCATCAATTTGGATGCAGATTCCCTGCCTCGAAAAAGCTGGACCATtataaggtttctaacccgtgttctgaatctggctacgattattctttcgtttatcggttcccatttatgagggccgcatgggcctgcgagctcaacaggaaaccaactcctcgttacCTATTAGCGTCTTCTCCTcgaatgccagagtaaagcaggacttgcccggactgtgtcttgtgttctccagcgTTAAGGCCAACGGCTTCGCCcagtcccagaatttctagcttgaggcggctagcttctctagcaagttgtgcaGGCTTGCCTTGtagggcaagggttaaaacgttccaagttccaattcgtgtccgtgttttcatgctaaaagtcctCACCAAAGTTCCAGGACGGTGATTTCTACcagattccgtaacaatttaataaatcggaagcagtaggttgttagcatAAGGTCCATATCCCGCGAtagggctgccatcttggactgagacagaggctgtttgagccgcccctgtctcagtctgcatgcgaccaaagcatacATCGGAGTTGGGTACCcaatctccgcttaggttactcgcatcccagccggcaccacgaGGTTGAGATATGAGTTTGGAATAAGAGGTCATATGACCACTAATATGAATTGTTGATATTATTTGCTGATGCGTCTACCATCAGTGCCTACATCACTtatcaggaaaaaaatttaacggGTGCCTATCTTCTTTACAGATTCCATCTCCTGTGGCGGCAGATACCGTTCCTGGCGACGACGCTGGAATGCAGCAGCAGTACCAGTAGCGCCATTGGTGGGACGGAGCAAAACTCACGCTGCAACCGCGTTCTTTGATTAGTGCGGCGAGTGGCTCCAACGAGAGAGGAGGACGAAGAAGCGACAGTGGCCCCGCCGGTGACAGAAACGCCCGCCCGAAAGCGCTCCCGCAAGCGTAAGAAACCTCCATcatcaccaccaccaccactaCCACAAGTACCCGTTAAGACCTATTCCTACTACGATCCGGCCTTCACCTATCCGTACCAGATAGCTGGTCAGTATCCGAAATTCCCAGAGATTCTGGATCACATACCGACGGGACACGAATCGACCTCGGGTGGTGGGAAACAAGGCAACAACGGTGATATCATCTACCCTAAGATCGATGTGAATAGTATATTTTTCTGAATGTTTGATGCGCGGATCGAGGAATGTGATGTGTATGTGCGTAGCATGACTGGAATTGTCCCTTGAGTTGT is a window encoding:
- the LOC129740565 gene encoding protein gone early, which gives rise to MAENAKSGAALGGGNGDPPRKGNNMNGNGNGRSGAGVRFGADVTSGGNKKAIGQRGSSGSLDEEAKLLHQQKNANVVKVTDIGGGDGSGVGSIEDGENGDLHKGQDGIGVSVIDMADGGTQPYKPIKGKKKNMLSASYHRLLTTFEVSKKSERPLISLILIVLLLLIVLILLVIFWPRLPGYLTKEVCLEAECLEASKQILSWARPEINTCQSPFEWACGRFEEKYAGHAFFGVNKGEWNSDAYQDYEDTEATYDFITKLPSVAMTYSTQSMIKKLHAICTTVETVSNSEAITSLKRMLNHLGGWRMLLGNNNPHWDLRENLQKVQPKYGATPFFKLGVDTRNAPPYDYIITVSEGELGLPSKEFYLMEEKHPVIQAYHTYLRDILVHLVASSTIKSNDYAKMIFNYERRIALDVLSVLKEGGNASQPQIRTMQQLMDEAPSLPILQAAQTMFKKKITEKTQVLVSSPLALKMISQIITTTDKEILNNFVMWSVIRHYVPYMSRLFRLSKLEFDKALYGVQTKQPIWHFCTKIVEQVMPFGLEVLRENPALIVHDRGDQDYPEQHPHPMVVADPYQSSLLVRDDRVRYDEELVKMMFYHIRDEYKSAIINANWINEKLTKFVADKLSMMRVQIGIPEDLLRSEKQSNDFYNELTLDELMFVETVVQHWTFAKTRMDRMLENVTDSERIISELYPPVPYGARRAPVPKMKYSIALNMLIISKQKVRQPYFHHKFPISVNFARLGSDISLVIHDAINTLTEQFAQTAKDQPKQTLENVFDEEAQECISRIIPHIFHPSKVSNSSKLDLYLELSAGSLLSQAFGTLLDKIDRNERIFESDIPEKSTYEAMGLRHNRRQPGLRKYDEQQLFSLALLQKHCATEDSAVVRYNKLLVSGIPEAEKFHLLWRQIPFLATTLECSSSTSSAIGGTEQNSRCNRVL